In the Rattus rattus isolate New Zealand chromosome 18, Rrattus_CSIRO_v1, whole genome shotgun sequence genome, one interval contains:
- the Vgll2 gene encoding transcription cofactor vestigial-like protein 2 isoform X3, producing the protein MSCLDVMYQVYGPPQPYFTAAYTPYHQKLAYYSKMQEAQECSASPSSSASGSSSFSNPTPASVKEEEGSPEKERPPEAEYINSRCVLFTYFQGDISSVVDEHFSRALSQPSSYTPSCSSSKTHRSPGPWREGTFPMNQRSFPASFWNSAYQAPVPAPLGSPLAAAHSELPFATDPYTPAGETPPPQDHVAKKLHAIICFYG; encoded by the exons ATGAGCTGTCTGGATGTTATGTACCAGGTCTACGGTCCCCCGCAGCCTTATTTCACAGCCGCCTACACTCCCTACCACCAG AAACTAGCCTACTACTCAAAAATGCAGGAAGCCCAAGAGTGCAGCGCTAGCCCCAGCAGCAGTGCCAGCGGGAGCTCCTCCTTCTCCAACCCAACCCCAGCCAGCGTCAAAGAAGAGGAGGGCAGCCCCGAGAAAGAGCGCCCACCGGAAGCCGAGTACATCAACTCCAGATGTGTCCTCTTCACCTACTTCCAGGGGGACATCAGCTCTGTGGTGGACGAACATTTTAGTAGGGCCCTTAGCCAACCTAGCAGCTACACCCCAAGCTGCTCCAGCAGCAAAACGCACAGAAGCCCTGGACCCTGGAGAG AAGGCACCTTCCCGATGAACCAGCGCAGCTTTCCCGCCTCCTTCTGGAACAGCGCTTACCAGGCGCCGGTGCCCGCGCCCCTGGGCAGTCCTCTGGCCGCCGCGCACTCGGAGCTGCCCTTTGCCACCGACCCCTACACTCCCGCCG GggagacacccccaccccaggaccaTGTGGCTAAGAAATTGCATGCCATCATTTGTTTCTACGGGTAG
- the Vgll2 gene encoding transcription cofactor vestigial-like protein 2 isoform X1, with protein MSCLDVMYQVYGPPQPYFTAAYTPYHQKLAYYSKMQEAQECSASPSSSASGSSSFSNPTPASVKEEEGSPEKERPPEAEYINSRCVLFTYFQGDISSVVDEHFSRALSQPSSYTPSCSSSKTHRSPGPWRAEGTFPMNQRSFPASFWNSAYQAPVPAPLGSPLAAAHSELPFATDPYTPAALHGHLHQGAADWHHAHPHHAHPHHPYALGGALGAQASAYPRPAVHEVYAPHFDPRYGPLIMPAASGRPGRLASASAPAPGSPPCELATKGEPAGGAWAAPGGPFVSPAGDVAQSLGLSVDSGKRRRECSLPSAPPALYPTLG; from the exons ATGAGCTGTCTGGATGTTATGTACCAGGTCTACGGTCCCCCGCAGCCTTATTTCACAGCCGCCTACACTCCCTACCACCAG AAACTAGCCTACTACTCAAAAATGCAGGAAGCCCAAGAGTGCAGCGCTAGCCCCAGCAGCAGTGCCAGCGGGAGCTCCTCCTTCTCCAACCCAACCCCAGCCAGCGTCAAAGAAGAGGAGGGCAGCCCCGAGAAAGAGCGCCCACCGGAAGCCGAGTACATCAACTCCAGATGTGTCCTCTTCACCTACTTCCAGGGGGACATCAGCTCTGTGGTGGACGAACATTTTAGTAGGGCCCTTAGCCAACCTAGCAGCTACACCCCAAGCTGCTCCAGCAGCAAAACGCACAGAAGCCCTGGACCCTGGAGAG CAGAAGGCACCTTCCCGATGAACCAGCGCAGCTTTCCCGCCTCCTTCTGGAACAGCGCTTACCAGGCGCCGGTGCCCGCGCCCCTGGGCAGTCCTCTGGCCGCCGCGCACTCGGAGCTGCCCTTTGCCACCGACCCCTACACTCCCGCCGCTCTGCACGGCCACCTGCACCAGGGCGCGGCCGACTGGCACCACGCGCACCCGCACCACGCGCACCCGCATCATCCCTACGCGCTGGGCGGCGCCCTAGGAGCGCAAGCCTCTGCCTACCCGCGGCCAGCAGTGCACGAGGTCTACGCGCCCCACTTCGACCCGCGCTATGGGCCGCTGATAATGCCCGCAGCCTCTGGCCGCCCGGGTcgcctggcctctgcctcagcgcCGGCTCCCGGCAGCCCTCCCTGCGAGCTAGCGACCAAGGGCGAGCCGGCGGGCGGCGCATGGGCTGCGCCGGGGGGACCCTTCGTGAGCCCCGCGGGGGACGTGGCCCAGAGCCTGGGTCTCAGCGTGGACTCAGGTAAGCGGAGGAGGGAGTGCAgtctcccctctgcccctccgGCACTGTACCCGACTCTGGGCTAA
- the Vgll2 gene encoding transcription cofactor vestigial-like protein 2 isoform X2, whose amino-acid sequence MSCLDVMYQVYGPPQPYFTAAYTPYHQKLAYYSKMQEAQECSASPSSSASGSSSFSNPTPASVKEEEGSPEKERPPEAEYINSRCVLFTYFQGDISSVVDEHFSRALSQPSSYTPSCSSSKTHRSPGPWREGTFPMNQRSFPASFWNSAYQAPVPAPLGSPLAAAHSELPFATDPYTPAALHGHLHQGAADWHHAHPHHAHPHHPYALGGALGAQASAYPRPAVHEVYAPHFDPRYGPLIMPAASGRPGRLASASAPAPGSPPCELATKGEPAGGAWAAPGGPFVSPAGDVAQSLGLSVDSGKRRRECSLPSAPPALYPTLG is encoded by the exons ATGAGCTGTCTGGATGTTATGTACCAGGTCTACGGTCCCCCGCAGCCTTATTTCACAGCCGCCTACACTCCCTACCACCAG AAACTAGCCTACTACTCAAAAATGCAGGAAGCCCAAGAGTGCAGCGCTAGCCCCAGCAGCAGTGCCAGCGGGAGCTCCTCCTTCTCCAACCCAACCCCAGCCAGCGTCAAAGAAGAGGAGGGCAGCCCCGAGAAAGAGCGCCCACCGGAAGCCGAGTACATCAACTCCAGATGTGTCCTCTTCACCTACTTCCAGGGGGACATCAGCTCTGTGGTGGACGAACATTTTAGTAGGGCCCTTAGCCAACCTAGCAGCTACACCCCAAGCTGCTCCAGCAGCAAAACGCACAGAAGCCCTGGACCCTGGAGAG AAGGCACCTTCCCGATGAACCAGCGCAGCTTTCCCGCCTCCTTCTGGAACAGCGCTTACCAGGCGCCGGTGCCCGCGCCCCTGGGCAGTCCTCTGGCCGCCGCGCACTCGGAGCTGCCCTTTGCCACCGACCCCTACACTCCCGCCGCTCTGCACGGCCACCTGCACCAGGGCGCGGCCGACTGGCACCACGCGCACCCGCACCACGCGCACCCGCATCATCCCTACGCGCTGGGCGGCGCCCTAGGAGCGCAAGCCTCTGCCTACCCGCGGCCAGCAGTGCACGAGGTCTACGCGCCCCACTTCGACCCGCGCTATGGGCCGCTGATAATGCCCGCAGCCTCTGGCCGCCCGGGTcgcctggcctctgcctcagcgcCGGCTCCCGGCAGCCCTCCCTGCGAGCTAGCGACCAAGGGCGAGCCGGCGGGCGGCGCATGGGCTGCGCCGGGGGGACCCTTCGTGAGCCCCGCGGGGGACGTGGCCCAGAGCCTGGGTCTCAGCGTGGACTCAGGTAAGCGGAGGAGGGAGTGCAgtctcccctctgcccctccgGCACTGTACCCGACTCTGGGCTAA